AATATTTGGAGATTGAAGCGGGAGACCCCTTTGCTTACATTCTGATCCCATATTGGAACTGGCAAGAAAATCTAAGTAAGGTAATGCAGGTTTTAATTGAAAACAAAAATCATGAAGACATAAAATTTAAATGGCCATTAATAAAAGAAAATTTAGAGCGATGCAGTTGCGTTATTAGTAAGCATTCCATTGAAATTACTAGTAATTGTATTCCAATTGATGTGATTCCTTCTATTAGTAATGCATCAAGAAAAATATTTATGACCGCGACATTATCAGACGATAGCGTCTTAACGACCCATTTTGGTGTTAGCTCTCAATATCTTAATAACCCTATCACTCCAGATTCAGCGGGAGATGTAGGTGATCGATTAATCCTATTACCACAAGCTCTCAACACAAATATGTTTGATAGTGATGTTAAAGAATTATGTTTGAAATTATCCAAAGAATATAACGTGGTAGTTATTGTCCCATCTAACAAACGATTGGAGTTTTGGGAGGATGCAGCTGATCTCATTTTAAAAAAAGACACTATCCTTCAAGGAGTTGAACAACTTAAAACAACTCATATTGGCTTAACAATTTTAGTTAACAAATATGATGGGATTGATTTGCCCGAAAATGCTTGTCGATTGTTAGTTATAGATGGATTACCAGCCGCTCGAAATAATATTGATAAAATTCGCCAGAGCGAGCTTGCGGGTAGTTCGAACAAAGTAAATCAAATCGTTCATAAAGTAGAACAGGGGATGGGGAGAGGTGTTAGATCTAATGATGATTATTGCGTCATTTTTCTTATGGGAAAAGATCTTACTTCTCAGCTTTATACGGGCGAAACTTTAGAACTATTTTCACCGGCGACAAAGGCTCAACTAGAATTGTCAGAAAGGGTAGCAGATCAAATAAAAGATAAAGGAGTTGAGGAAATTAGATCCGTAATAAACTACTGTCTAAAAAGAGACCCGCAATGGGTTGAGTTAAGTAGAGGTATTATGGCTAACCTAAATTACTCCAATAAAAATACATCTGACTCAATAAAAATCGCTTTAAGAGAAGCTTACGATTTAGATCGCTCAGGGAAACCACAAGAAGCAGCAAACAGAATTTTACATGAAATCAATAACTCAACCGATGATCTTTTATTAAAAGGCGTATTAAAACAATACATGTCGGAGTATATAAACAAGTACGATAAGGTGGAATCGCAAAAAACCCAACTATCCGCTATTTCTGATAATTTGAGAGTTCTTAAACCAATCGAAGGCATCAGTTATAAACCATTAAAAACCCATACAGGATCACAAGCAATACGATGTTCTACCTATTTAAAAGACAAATTTAAAGATGGAAACAAACTTATTATCTATACAGAGGGAGTATTTTCAAAACTTATATTTAGTGAAGGTACTGCAAATATATTTGAGGATGCTTTTAACGAGTTAGCATACCTTCTTGGCTTTATAGGCCAACGCCCCGAAAATGATTATGGAAAAGGACCAGATAATCTCTGGCTGTTGGATGATTTAAAATTTTTAGTTATTGAATGTAAAAATGGTGCAACCACCGATTTTATTTGCAAACACGATTGTAATCAGCTGAATGGTTCTGAAATTTGGTTTAATAATAATTATGGCAATGGTGCTAAATGTGTACCTATTATGATTCATTTATCTACTTGTTTTGAGTATGCGTGTCCTCCAAGTAACAATATAAAAATAATAAATAAGAGCTTATTAGAAAAGCTAGTTAATAACGCCCGTAAATTTATACGATCTATAGCCACTGAAAATAAGTTTGAAGACAGTCAAGCTGTCAAACAACATCTGGCACAATACAAGTTAGAGGCTAATGATATTATCGCCAACTATACAACTGCTTTTAAAACAAAAAAAACCTGAGCACTACATACTAGGTAAAAAGATAAAAATCAGCATTTCGATAGAATACTTGTTGGGATTATTTTACTAACCTTTGAATTGGTTGAACAAGTATCGGCTTATCTCAAAATAAAGATCATCTCGATTAATTCGTATTCCATAGAGATCGGTATTGCGACAGAGAGTAACACCTTTAGAACTCACCCAAACAAATCACTATGTGATCCTGTTCGTGATAATCGCAGCAATTGTATGCGATCATCTTTAATGGTCTTATAAATTAATAACCAATCGGGGGTAATGTGACATTCACGATAACCATCCCAATTTACGGAAAGACTGTGATCCTTATGCTTTGGATCCAGGGGTTCTTCCTTTTGCAATTGCTCTACAATAGAGTCTAAGAGCGTCCTTCTTTTCCCTTGCTTCGTAATCTTTTTCAAATCACGCTTAAACTGTGTCGCCAACTCTAATTCAAGCATTATCTACAGAATCCCATACATCCTTCATTGTTTTAAATCGCTCGCCTTTTCCTGATTCCAGCTCTGCCATGGCCTCTCTTGTCTCTTTGTTCGGTATTTTTACCTCAAAAGGCAGGCCATTTTGGAGACAGACCTGGCTATAGAACAGTCGAATCGCCTCGGCTGTAGATAAGCCTACCTTATGCAAAATCGCTTCTGCCTGCATTTTAAGAGCAGGCTCAATACGAGCATTAATTGTTGCCGCCTTATTCATCTTAGTAACTCCCAAAATACTGATATTTTAATTGTATAACAAATGCATTACATTTTCAATTTTTCTATTTTATATGGGCTATCAATAAAGTACACCCTTGTGATAAATTTTGCCTTGCCTTTAAATCCCTTGTTTTTCATATCAATAGAATCTGATTTTTATTTATGATAATGTACTATCACTAATTTTAAATATTATTGATAGGAAAATTCATGGCGCTTGTTGGTTATGCCCGCGTATCTACAATTGACCAAAATTTGGACATTCAACTTGATGCTTTAAAATGCGCTGGATGTAAAAAGATCTTTTCCGAGAAAAAAAGTGGTACTTCAAAAAAAAACCGAACCGCACTGGATGAATGCATGGAGTATATTCGTGAAGGCGATACCTTGGTAGTTACACGAATTGACCGCTTAACCCGCAGTATTCTGGATTTACAGACTTTACTGCATTATTTAAAAGAGAAAGAGATCCACCTAAAAGCATTGGAGCAACCTGTGGATACCTCTAATGCCTCAGGTAAATTCTTTTTGGATATGCTGGGTGTCTTTGCTGAGTTTGAAACCAACCTTCGCCGTGAGCGGCAACTGGAAGGTATTGAGCGCGCAAAACGCGAAGGCAAATACAAAGGGAGAAAACCCACAGCACGCTCAAAAACTAATGAGGTCATGGAGTTAATCAATCAGGGATACACACGCACCGCTATTGCTAAAAAACTTAATATGGGTATTGCCAGTGTTTATCGTATTCTTAAAACCCAACGACAGGATAATCCAGAAAAATCAATTCCAGGCAGCCAGGGAACTCAAAAAATTGCCGTGGTTGAAGTTTGGCTGCGCGTAGAAAACAACAATAAGTTTGTGCGTGGAAAAAATGAATCCAGGCGGCAAATCGAGCAATACTGCTTTTCAGCCTTTGATATGGTGAAAAAAGACAAGGATGGATGGGAATACAGTCTTAAAATTCCCTATACCAGTGATAAGGATCTGGATGAAACTATCTATGACTTAATGCATGAAGCCGAATCGATTGCCGGCTGTCGCAATGGATTTACAGAAATGAGTATCACGGAACCTGCAACCGGTAAATCTTGGTGATGATTCCCCTGGTTCACCACCCTGCCATGGGTTCATTACCTTAATTTTAAACCCAAGGAATGTTATCATGCCGTCCGTTTTGAAAAGGCAACGCGCTATTACGTCATTCGCCTGGAACAGGATTTATTGGGTGACTGGACACTCTGCGCATCCAATGGACGTATCAAGTCCAGATTTGGGCAAAGCCATATTATTGCCTTTGCAAGTTTTTCTGATGCCTTGAAGCACTTTTGCGTCATGGTGAAAGAACGAAACCAACGCGGTTATTATCTGATCTCTTATCAAACCCATGATGTTCTATACCAACAAATACTACCATGGGCCTGCTTTATGGAGGATCCAGCACCTATGAAAAAGAGACCTCGGAAAAAGCAAGTTCGATCATTGCTGAATCAAAACTCAACCATTCAATCCCAATCTCAGGACTCTCAGCAAATGCTGCTTATTTTTTAACGAGTACCACCTTCCAATTATAAAAAAAGAGAATAATTATTTTCCACAATCAGAATAATTTGTCTTTAGATATAGGATATATTATATTATATATAGATGGAGATAATGATGAATAAAGTTTTAATATCAATACCCGATCAAATCGCTTCTAGAATGAGAGCAGCAATACCTCAGCGACAACGCAGCAAGGTGATTGCTCATCTTATTGAAAAAGAAATTGAACGACGTGAAAAAGCGCTCTATGAATGCGCTTTAGCTGTTGAAAATGATCATGGTTTACAAAATGAAATGAACGATTGGGATATAACGGTTCAAGATGGATTAACTGATGAATCGTGGTGATGTATATTGGGTAAACCTCGACCCTACTACAGGCTCTGAAATCAACAAACTCAGACCTTGCGTTTTAGTTGGAGCAACACCGATTAATCAAGCAAGACGCACTGTTGTCGTCGTTCCTCTTTCAAGCTCTGCTACAGCCAGACCACCAATTACCATCACTGTTTCTTGTCTTGGCAAACAAGTTACCGCAGTTTGTGATCAAATAAGAACGATTGATAAAAGTCGTTTAAAAAAAGTGGCAGGAAACCTTTCAGATAAAGATTTAAATGCCTTGGATGATGGGTTACGACAAGTTTTATGCCTTTGATTAAAACTTAATCTACTCCAAACCTTTAATGTTACGCCGTTATTCTGTCATGAACTCATAAAATAACCTTGCACCAATACCAGAGAGACTGATAAGGATTCTAAGCAACCACTTAAAAGGAAATGACATGGGTTGCGAATGCTATCAAGCTGCTATCGGAGCAGATAGAAAGGTGCTCTGTATGTAATAAAAGAAACATTTGAAATTCTGGGTGAAACTCATAAAGCACATCTTGAATCCAAGAAAAATTGATAGCAAGTCGGGAGAACTCATCAAGCAATCAGGCAATTTAAAAAATAGGTAATTTATCTCAACGCCACTGCAAATTAGAGTTTTCCTAGTGTAACTGTTAAGAAAATCAATCTTAATATACAGAGTAATTAAATTTTAAATAGTTTGCTCAATTATCGGCTTACTTGATTTAACTAGAACGTCTATCAAATAAAATCTAAATAGGAAAATCGATTGGGTTTAACATAAGCAGAAAGAACAACAAACCCTCCTTCCCCATAGCCTGGTTTACTCTCCTCTGGCGTTAATATAGTATCAACAGGAGAGAATAAAGTTTGATAAATTGCTTCTTCTTTAAAATTAATTTCATGAAGCAATTCAAAGACCTCCTGTACCGAATAAAAATGAGCGTATCGATAAAACAGATTATCTTGCTTGGTGGCCTCATATTGCTGTCCAATCATCGAATGTTTATCAATCATACCAATAATAAGCTTACCATTGGGCTTTAAAACCCGTTTTGCTTCAAGAAGTGCTACTAAAGGTAAATTCAAAAAACACAATACTGTATTGAATAAGACAAAATCAAATTGTTGTTCATACTTAGGAATCTCAATGTTAAATCGGGACAGGAGTGTTGGTAAAATATAAACAACCAAGGTGCTAAGGTGACACTGGATGCTATTTCGAGACACACTATGTCGGATTAAATTAAGTCAATACGCTTAAAGTTATAAAATAATTCCAAATTTTAGATAGATCTATCCTGGGAACGCCTATGCAACCAGCCTTTTTCTTTGTGCCAGTTTCTCGTGATTTTCATAAAAAACGCAGCGTTAGCACCAATTTTGCGATAAGCAAGTTCCATTTCGCTATGACATAGAATGCATTCCTTAGGATTAATCCCAAAGGTCTTTTGCATCAACTATGGGTATTTGAGATTGTAGGTTTTGGGCTCAGGTTCTTACCCCAATAAAGCACGAACTAATGGTAATTTCTCTCTCCGTACTCTATTTACAAGAAATCCATAATAGCGCAACATCCTGAAATGCTTTTTAGGGATATGTTGTACCAGTCTACGGATAAACTCCTCCGTAGAGCAGTGAAAATCTTCGTGTTGATTCGTCTTATGATTCAGGAAGTTAAAGGTTACATTTTGGCCATTGTAATGCCGTAACCTGCTGTGGCCAATCGGTGGCCTACGAATATAACGCCCAAGATAATTAATTGACGCCTGTGGGTTTTTTTGTGGTTTGGCCACATGAACTATCCACGGTTTGTTGAGTCTACGATTGAGCCAAGCGCTAAAATGACCCTGTGTCGGGCATAGGGCATTTAATACTTCAGGAAGAACAAGAACTCCTTCTCTATAGGCTTTTTTCAACATCTGTATCACACGATAACGCCACATCTCCATAATCACTTTCTTTTTGAAGTAGAACGTGACAAAACGTGTCTCTTTATCATTTATCCCTCCTTGGGTAGTCGAGATATGCACGTGCGGATTGAACTTTAAATCTCAGCCAAAGCTATGAAGCGCTGCAAACATTCCGGGTAAGACTCCTTTATGACTCGCTAACCGCAGCAAAATAGAAGCTGCTACTGGCAGCAGCCAACCTAACAAAATCCAGTTTTCTTTGAAAAACCTCCATAATTCCCGTGGCATCGTAAACGTAATATGCTGCCAGTCACAACTGGGTAACAGATGAATTTGTTTGCTTATCCAATTCTCGGTGGCTTTCTTCCCACACTTCGAGCAAAACCGATTATGGCAGGTAAACGCAACTTTTTTGCTATGTGATGTGGTTCAATTGATTTAGACACTCCAGTTAAGAGATAATTTGTTTAATTGGAGGTCACAATGTCTATAAGAAGAAAATATACAAAGGAATTTAAACTGGATGCGATTAGTTTAGTAACTGAGCAAGGATACACATGTCCAGAAGCAGCAAGGAGCTTGGGAATTAATTCGAATATTTTGAGTCGCTGGATTCGAGAGGCAGCGGAGAATAATGAAAATGCTTTTCGTGGAAATGGAAAATTAACGGAAGAGCAACTTGAAATTCGTCAGTTACGAGAAGAAGTCAGAAGGCTGACAATGGAGAAAGAAATACTAAAAAAAGCCACGGTCTTCTTTGCGAAAGAAGCGAAATAAAATATTCGTTTATCGCCCAACATAAGAAGACCTGGCCGGTTGGCATGATGTGCCAACTCATGGGCGTTACTTCTTCCGGGTACTATAGCTATCAAAAACGGAAGAGTACAAAACCGAACAATGAACCAGAACATGAAGAGCTATTGGAGTGGGTTAAAAAAATATCGGAATCCAGCAAATTTTCGTATGGAAATCGCAGGATAAGGAAAGCACTGAATGCTCTTGGTTATCCGGTTGGCCGCAGAAAAACTCGTAGATTAATGCGTGAAGCGGGTATTTTTGTTCGCTATAAAAAGAAATACAAAGTGACAACAAACAGCAATCACAAGCAACCTATTTTTGATAATGTTTTAAACAGGAAATTTCAGGTCAATGAACCCAATCGTGCCTATGTGTCCGATATGACCTATATCCCAACCCATGAGGGCTGGTTATACCTGACGGTGGTAATTGATTTGTTTTCCCGAAAAGTGGTTGGTTGGAACATGAGTTCGAGA
This window of the Fluoribacter dumoffii NY 23 genome carries:
- a CDS encoding class I SAM-dependent methyltransferase, with the protein product MSRNSIQCHLSTLVVYILPTLLSRFNIEIPKYEQQFDFVLFNTVLCFLNLPLVALLEAKRVLKPNGKLIIGMIDKHSMIGQQYEATKQDNLFYRYAHFYSVQEVFELLHEINFKEEAIYQTLFSPVDTILTPEESKPGYGEGGFVVLSAYVKPNRFSYLDFI
- a CDS encoding type II toxin-antitoxin system RelB/DinJ family antitoxin, whose product is MNKAATINARIEPALKMQAEAILHKVGLSTAEAIRLFYSQVCLQNGLPFEVKIPNKETREAMAELESGKGERFKTMKDVWDSVDNA
- a CDS encoding recombinase family protein; this translates as MALVGYARVSTIDQNLDIQLDALKCAGCKKIFSEKKSGTSKKNRTALDECMEYIREGDTLVVTRIDRLTRSILDLQTLLHYLKEKEIHLKALEQPVDTSNASGKFFLDMLGVFAEFETNLRRERQLEGIERAKREGKYKGRKPTARSKTNEVMELINQGYTRTAIAKKLNMGIASVYRILKTQRQDNPEKSIPGSQGTQKIAVVEVWLRVENNNKFVRGKNESRRQIEQYCFSAFDMVKKDKDGWEYSLKIPYTSDKDLDETIYDLMHEAESIAGCRNGFTEMSITEPATGKSW
- a CDS encoding type II toxin-antitoxin system mRNA interferase toxin, RelE/StbE family; the protein is MLELELATQFKRDLKKITKQGKRRTLLDSIVEQLQKEEPLDPKHKDHSLSVNWDGYRECHITPDWLLIYKTIKDDRIQLLRLSRTGSHSDLFG
- a CDS encoding type II toxin-antitoxin system PemK/MazF family toxin, translated to MNRGDVYWVNLDPTTGSEINKLRPCVLVGATPINQARRTVVVVPLSSSATARPPITITVSCLGKQVTAVCDQIRTIDKSRLKKVAGNLSDKDLNALDDGLRQVLCL
- a CDS encoding DEAD/DEAH box helicase family protein, with the translated sequence MALDFSKLSTGQTVDTVLKPREIFSALPNKKPNKFHYPRDVQSQVWSKWFDRKEERNLVIKMNTGGGKTVVGLLILKSCLNEKKGPVVYIVPDNFLVEQVLSEAKDLGLNAVDNPENESFLKGKAILVTNIYKLINGKSVFGVGDEGAKIPIKTLLIDDAHACVNTVEEQFTLNVSSSNPAYKKLFSLFEEAMKRQSEAKYLEIEAGDPFAYILIPYWNWQENLSKVMQVLIENKNHEDIKFKWPLIKENLERCSCVISKHSIEITSNCIPIDVIPSISNASRKIFMTATLSDDSVLTTHFGVSSQYLNNPITPDSAGDVGDRLILLPQALNTNMFDSDVKELCLKLSKEYNVVVIVPSNKRLEFWEDAADLILKKDTILQGVEQLKTTHIGLTILVNKYDGIDLPENACRLLVIDGLPAARNNIDKIRQSELAGSSNKVNQIVHKVEQGMGRGVRSNDDYCVIFLMGKDLTSQLYTGETLELFSPATKAQLELSERVADQIKDKGVEEIRSVINYCLKRDPQWVELSRGIMANLNYSNKNTSDSIKIALREAYDLDRSGKPQEAANRILHEINNSTDDLLLKGVLKQYMSEYINKYDKVESQKTQLSAISDNLRVLKPIEGISYKPLKTHTGSQAIRCSTYLKDKFKDGNKLIIYTEGVFSKLIFSEGTANIFEDAFNELAYLLGFIGQRPENDYGKGPDNLWLLDDLKFLVIECKNGATTDFICKHDCNQLNGSEIWFNNNYGNGAKCVPIMIHLSTCFEYACPPSNNIKIINKSLLEKLVNNARKFIRSIATENKFEDSQAVKQHLAQYKLEANDIIANYTTAFKTKKT
- a CDS encoding IS91 family transposase yields the protein MHISTTQGGINDKETRFVTFYFKKKVIMEMWRYRVIQMLKKAYREGVLVLPEVLNALCPTQGHFSAWLNRRLNKPWIVHVAKPQKNPQASINYLGRYIRRPPIGHSRLRHYNGQNVTFNFLNHKTNQHEDFHCSTEEFIRRLVQHIPKKHFRMLRYYGFLVNRVRREKLPLVRALLG